One window from the genome of Oncorhynchus kisutch isolate 150728-3 linkage group LG21, Okis_V2, whole genome shotgun sequence encodes:
- the LOC109866430 gene encoding TANK-binding kinase 1-binding protein 1-like: MLQPAHQAPTPQPVCMALTPEPARQAPTPQPVCMAPTPEPARQAPTPLPVRMAPTPEPARQAPTPLPVRQASTPQPACPAPMPRSARQARPGGMSGCVPSGRCPVLFRSMSVDN, from the exons ATGCTTCAGCCGGCCCATCAGGCTCCCACACCTCAGCCGGTTTGTATGGCTCTCACGCCTGAGCCGGCTCGCCAGGCTCCCACACCTCAGCCGGTTTGTATGGCTCCCACGCCTGAGCCGGCTCGCCAGGCTCCCACACCTCTGCCGGTTCGTATGGCTCCCACGCCTGAGCCGGCTcgccaggctcccacgcctctgcCGGTTCGTCAGGCTTCTACGCCCCAGCCGGCTTGTCCAGCACCCATGCCTCGGTCGGCCCGTCAGGCTCGCCCTGGTGGGATGTCGGGTTGCGTCCCTAGTGG acgctgtcctgtcctgttccgtTCCATGTCCGTTGATAATTAA
- the LOC109866404 gene encoding alpha-1-antitrypsin homolog, with protein sequence MRGISYCTIVAALLCVALAAPHDGDHAGHTEDHHHHLHHIAGEAHPQHSHGEEESCHKLAPHNADFAFTLYRSLSKANTENMNIFFSPLGIATSLAMLSLGAKGDTHSQLYSALGYGALTPEQVNNAYEHLSHMLGHTGEAMQLDMGNALALRDGFKPLAKFLEDAKHFYASEGFTVDFKNPAEAAAEINKFIAKKTQDKITDMVKDLDPDTAMMLINYVFFRGKWDKPFDATLTHKADFKVDENTKVQVDMMKRTGRYELYQDQDNFTTVVILPYKGNSSMMVVLPNDGKMEHVEAFINKDYLKHVHEHLFRTNVDIFMPKFSTSTSYSLGDHLKDMGVVSAFGDSADFSAISEDTKLKVSKVTHKAVLSVDEKGTEAAAVTTIEIMPMSLPDTIMLNRPFLLFILEDSTKSIVFMGKVTNPSLK encoded by the exons ATGCGGGGTATATCTTATTGTACGATAGTGGCTGCGCTGCTCTGCGTGGCCTTGGCGGCGCCCCATGACGGGGACCACGCCGGTCACACAgaagaccaccaccaccacctccaccacatcGCTGGCGAGGCCCACCCTCAGCACAGCCACGGGGAAGAAGAGTCCTGCCACAAGCTGGCGCCCCACAACGCAGACTTCGCCTTCACCCTGTACAGGAGCCTGAGCAAAGCCAACACCGAGAACATGAAcattttcttctctcctctgggCATTGCCACTAGTCTGGCTATGCTGTCCCTTGGGGCTAAGGGAGACACCCACAGCCAGCTGTACTCCGCTCTGGGCTACGGCGCCTTAACACCGGAGCAGGTGAACAATGCTTACGAGCACCTGTCCCACATGTTGGGCCACACTGGGGAGGCCATGCAGCTGGACATGGGCAATGCCTTGGCTCTGAGGGACGGCTTCAAGCCCCTAGCCAAGTTCCTCGAGGACGCCAAGCACTTCTACGCCAGCGAAGGCTTCACGGTCGACTTCAAGAACCCAGCTGAGGCTGCCGCCGAGATCAACAAGTTCATCGCCAAGAAGACCCAGGACAAGATCACAGACATGGTGAAGGATCTGGACCCTGATACAGCCATGATGCTCATCAACTACGTCTTCTTCAGAG gGAAGTGGGATAAGCCCTTCGATGCCACGCTGACCCACAAGGCTGACTTCAAAGTGGACGAGAACACCAAGGTGCAGGTGGACATGATGAAGAGGACGGGTCGTTATGAGTTGTATCAGGACCAGGATAACTTCACCACCGTGGTCATACTGCCTTACAAAGGCAACTCCTCAATGATGGTGGTCCTGCCCAACGATGGAAAGATGGAGCACGTGGAGGCCTTCATCAACAAGGACTACCTGAAGCACGTGCACGAGCACCTGTTCAGGAC CAATGTGGATATCTTCATGCCCAAGTTCTCCACCTCTACCTCGTACTCCCTGGGAGATCATCTGAAAGACATGGGCGTGGTCAGTGCCTTCGGTGACTCAGCTGACTTCTCTGCCATCTCTGAGGATACCAAACTGAAGGTGTCCAAG GTTACCCACAAGGCTGTGCTGAGCGTAGATGAGAAGGGGACTGAGGCGGCCGCTGTAACTACGATAGAGATCATGCCTATGTCTCTCCCAGACACCATCATGCTCAACAGGCCCTTCCTGCTCTTCATCCTGGAGGACTCTACCAAGAGCATTGTCTTCATGGGCAAAGTCACCAATCCCAGCCTCAAATGa